In Streptomyces qaidamensis, one DNA window encodes the following:
- a CDS encoding RNA polymerase sigma factor SigF: MRIAGSTRTHPHDDAPDTAAAFARLARLPEGPERKALRDELVEAWLPMAERIAVRFRGRGEALEDLYQVAALGLVKAVDHYDPARGNAFEAYAVPTVTGEIKRHFRDHMWTLHVPRRVQDLRNRVRHAAKELSQTTPGRSPTVAEIAEYAQLTEGEVRTGMEALECFSALSLEAEMPGTDGYALGDAIGGPDPAFDTVVDRVAVRPCLEALPERERIILYLRFFKGMTQSRIAEQLGISQMHVSRLLSSCFAHLREELLTEAR; the protein is encoded by the coding sequence ATGCGTATCGCCGGCAGCACCCGAACGCACCCCCACGACGACGCGCCCGACACCGCCGCGGCGTTCGCGCGGCTCGCGCGGCTGCCCGAGGGGCCCGAGCGCAAGGCCCTGCGCGACGAGCTGGTCGAGGCCTGGCTCCCCATGGCCGAGCGGATCGCCGTCCGCTTCCGGGGCCGTGGCGAGGCCCTGGAGGATCTCTACCAGGTGGCGGCCCTCGGCCTCGTGAAGGCGGTCGACCACTACGATCCGGCCCGCGGCAACGCCTTCGAGGCGTACGCGGTGCCGACGGTCACCGGCGAGATCAAGCGCCACTTCCGTGACCACATGTGGACGTTGCACGTACCCCGCAGGGTCCAGGATCTGCGCAACCGGGTGCGGCACGCCGCGAAGGAGCTGTCGCAGACCACCCCGGGCCGCTCCCCCACGGTCGCCGAGATCGCCGAGTACGCCCAGCTCACCGAGGGCGAGGTGCGCACCGGCATGGAGGCCCTGGAGTGCTTCTCCGCGCTGTCGCTGGAGGCGGAGATGCCCGGGACGGACGGCTACGCCCTCGGGGACGCGATCGGCGGGCCCGACCCGGCCTTCGACACCGTCGTGGACCGGGTGGCCGTCAGGCCCTGCCTGGAGGCGCTGCCCGAGCGCGAGCGGATCATCCTCTATCTGCGGTTCTTCAAGGGCATGACGCAGAGCCGGATCGCCGAGCAGCTCGGCATCTCGCAGATGCACGTCTCGCGGCTGCTCAGCAGCTGCTTCGCCCATCTGCGTGAGGAACTGCTGACGGAGGCCCGCTGA
- a CDS encoding ANTAR domain-containing protein: MPTDGGSERIFALQEEVQQLKEAVVSHAVVDQAIGMVVALGRISPDQGWAVLKEVSQHTNIKLRNVAELILVWGRTGVMPEEIRAALEDALDGAGPTQIPGSPPEA, from the coding sequence ATGCCCACGGACGGGGGCTCGGAGCGGATCTTCGCGCTGCAGGAAGAGGTCCAGCAGCTGAAGGAGGCGGTCGTCTCCCACGCCGTCGTGGACCAGGCGATCGGAATGGTTGTCGCGCTCGGCCGGATCTCCCCCGACCAGGGGTGGGCCGTGCTGAAGGAGGTCTCCCAGCACACCAACATCAAGCTGCGCAACGTCGCGGAACTGATCCTCGTCTGGGGGCGCACGGGCGTGATGCCCGAGGAGATCCGGGCCGCTCTGGAGGACGCCCTCGACGGGGCCGGACCGACGCAGATCCCCGGATCGCCGCCGGAGGCGTGA
- a CDS encoding VOC family protein has translation MNHDMPTSSGTKDVVSSHSVFGAPCWVSLTSRDVKATEEFYGAVLGWQWRPAKLGDRFRIALADGSPVAGIAGVAAMWQMAVAWTPYFAVRSADDAAARVQERMGTVAVGPISLPPGRAALLADRDGATFGIWEGDLFTDWETWRNAQPAFITLHTRDAFDAAIFYGEVLDWASQRPGCCEVHYEGGEVVLRSRGDVVARIESGALGAAPDPAIRPHWQVHFSVDDVEACARAAELHGGSVLSKGGHEAVLRDHDGAQFTVTARRGR, from the coding sequence ATGAACCACGACATGCCCACCTCCTCCGGCACGAAGGACGTCGTCTCATCACACTCCGTGTTCGGCGCGCCCTGCTGGGTGAGCCTGACCAGCCGGGACGTCAAGGCGACCGAGGAGTTCTACGGGGCCGTGCTGGGCTGGCAGTGGCGGCCGGCCAAGCTCGGCGACCGGTTCCGGATCGCGCTGGCGGACGGCTCGCCGGTGGCCGGGATCGCGGGGGTCGCGGCCATGTGGCAGATGGCGGTGGCGTGGACGCCGTACTTCGCGGTGCGCAGCGCGGACGACGCGGCCGCGCGGGTGCAGGAGCGCATGGGCACGGTCGCCGTCGGGCCGATCTCGCTGCCGCCGGGACGGGCGGCGCTGCTGGCCGACCGGGACGGGGCGACCTTCGGCATCTGGGAGGGCGACCTCTTCACCGACTGGGAGACCTGGCGCAACGCACAGCCGGCCTTCATCACGCTCCACACCCGTGACGCCTTCGACGCGGCGATCTTCTACGGCGAGGTCCTCGACTGGGCCTCCCAGCGCCCCGGCTGCTGCGAGGTCCACTACGAGGGCGGCGAGGTCGTGCTGCGCAGCCGCGGGGACGTGGTGGCCCGGATCGAGTCCGGTGCCCTGGGGGCGGCCCCGGACCCCGCGATCCGCCCGCACTGGCAGGTCCACTTCTCCGTGGACGACGTCGAGGCCTGTGCCCGAGCGGCCGAACTCCACGGCGGCAGCGTCCTGTCCAAGGGCGGCCACGAGGCGGTGCTGCGGGACCACGACGGCGCGCAGTTCACGGTGACCGCGCGCCGGGGCCGCTGA
- the glgX gene encoding glycogen debranching protein GlgX — protein MTRRQTRVGVSAWSGRPYPLGAAYDGEGTNFALFSEVAERVELVLVDDDGAHTQVPLNEVDGFVWHGYLPGVGPGQRYGYRVHGPWAPAAGHRCNPAKLLLDPYARAVQGQIDNHPSLYERNPDGPDPADSAGHTMLGVVTDPAFDWGDDARPCRPYADTVIYEAHVKGMTRTHPEVPEELRGTYAGLAHPAVVEHLTSLGVTAVELMPVHQFVHDGVLHDRGLANYWGYNTIGFFAPHNGYAAHGTRGGQVAEFKQMVKTLHAAGLEVILDVVYNHTAEGNEMGPTLSFRGIDNSSYYRLVDGDWEHYYDTTGTGNSLLMRHPYVLQLIMDSLRYWVTEMHVDGFRFDLAATLARQFHEVDRLSAFFDLIQQDPVISRVKLIAEPWDVGEGGYQVGNFPPLWSEWNGMYRDAVRDFWRGEDHTLGEFASRLTGSSDLYQHSRRRPRASVNFVTAHDGFTLRDLVSYNDKHNEDNGEGNQDGESTNRSWNCGAEGPTRDPAVLELRTRQQRNLLATLLLSQGIPMLSHGDELGRTQGGNNNAYCQDNDISWIDWRLTEEQRDLLEFTRYLIRLRTGHPVLRRRRFFRGETLTRADQPLPDLVWLAPDAGEMTDDDWLRGDAHCVGVFLNGDAIAEPDAWGRPVVDDSFLLLLNSHWEPVDFRLPKASYGERWTALIDTADPEGTPDEAEHKAGTGLTVGARSLVLLSRPSRAAREKE, from the coding sequence GTGACCCGCCGGCAGACTCGCGTAGGGGTGTCCGCCTGGAGCGGGCGCCCCTACCCGCTGGGTGCGGCCTACGACGGGGAGGGCACCAACTTCGCGCTCTTCAGCGAGGTCGCCGAACGCGTCGAGCTGGTCCTCGTCGACGACGACGGCGCCCACACCCAGGTGCCGCTGAACGAGGTCGACGGATTCGTCTGGCACGGCTACCTCCCCGGAGTCGGCCCCGGCCAGCGCTACGGCTACCGGGTGCACGGGCCGTGGGCCCCGGCCGCGGGGCACCGCTGCAATCCGGCGAAACTGCTGCTCGACCCGTACGCCCGGGCGGTCCAGGGGCAGATCGACAACCACCCCTCGCTCTACGAGCGCAACCCGGACGGTCCGGACCCGGCCGACAGCGCCGGGCACACCATGCTCGGCGTGGTGACCGACCCGGCCTTCGACTGGGGCGACGACGCCCGGCCCTGCCGGCCCTACGCCGACACGGTGATCTACGAGGCGCACGTCAAGGGCATGACCCGCACTCATCCCGAGGTGCCCGAGGAACTGCGCGGCACCTACGCCGGGCTGGCGCACCCCGCGGTCGTCGAGCACCTGACCTCCCTCGGCGTCACGGCCGTGGAGCTCATGCCGGTCCACCAGTTCGTCCACGACGGGGTGCTGCACGACCGGGGCCTGGCCAACTACTGGGGCTACAACACCATCGGCTTCTTCGCGCCGCACAACGGCTACGCCGCCCACGGCACCCGCGGGGGGCAGGTCGCCGAGTTCAAGCAGATGGTGAAGACCCTGCACGCCGCCGGGCTCGAAGTGATCCTCGACGTGGTCTACAACCACACCGCCGAGGGCAACGAGATGGGCCCCACGCTCTCCTTCCGCGGCATCGACAACTCCTCCTACTACCGCCTGGTCGACGGCGACTGGGAGCACTACTACGACACCACCGGCACCGGCAACAGCCTGCTGATGCGGCACCCCTACGTCCTCCAGCTGATCATGGACTCGCTGCGCTACTGGGTGACCGAGATGCACGTCGACGGCTTCCGCTTCGACCTCGCGGCGACGCTCGCCCGGCAGTTCCACGAGGTGGACCGGCTGTCGGCGTTCTTCGACCTCATCCAGCAGGACCCGGTGATCAGCCGTGTCAAGCTCATCGCCGAGCCGTGGGACGTCGGCGAGGGCGGCTACCAGGTGGGCAACTTCCCGCCGCTGTGGTCGGAGTGGAACGGCATGTACCGGGACGCGGTGCGCGACTTCTGGCGCGGCGAGGACCACACCCTCGGCGAGTTCGCCTCCCGGCTCACGGGCTCCTCCGACCTGTACCAGCACAGCAGGCGCCGCCCCCGGGCCAGCGTCAACTTCGTCACCGCGCACGACGGCTTCACCCTCCGCGACCTCGTCTCGTACAACGACAAGCACAACGAGGACAACGGCGAGGGCAACCAGGACGGCGAGAGCACCAACCGCTCCTGGAACTGCGGCGCCGAGGGCCCGACCCGCGACCCGGCGGTCCTGGAGCTGCGCACCCGCCAGCAGCGCAACCTCCTCGCCACGCTGCTGCTGTCCCAGGGCATCCCGATGCTCTCCCACGGCGACGAACTCGGGCGCACCCAGGGCGGCAACAACAACGCCTACTGCCAGGACAACGACATCTCCTGGATCGACTGGCGGCTCACCGAGGAGCAGCGCGACCTGCTGGAGTTCACCCGGTACCTCATCCGGCTGCGCACGGGACACCCCGTGCTGCGCCGACGTCGCTTCTTCCGCGGCGAGACCCTGACCCGGGCGGACCAGCCGCTGCCCGACCTGGTGTGGCTGGCGCCGGACGCCGGCGAGATGACCGACGACGACTGGCTGCGCGGCGACGCGCACTGTGTCGGCGTGTTCCTCAACGGCGACGCCATCGCCGAACCCGACGCGTGGGGCCGCCCGGTCGTCGACGACTCGTTCCTGCTGCTCCTCAACAGCCACTGGGAGCCGGTCGACTTCCGCCTGCCGAAGGCCTCCTACGGCGAACGGTGGACGGCCCTCATCGACACGGCCGACCCGGAGGGCACGCCGGACGAGGCGGAGCACAAGGCGGGGACGGGCCTGACCGTCGGGGCCCGCAGCCTGGTCCTGCTGTCCCGGCCGTCACGGGCGGCGCGCGAGAAGGAGTGA
- a CDS encoding DUF5133 domain-containing protein, with protein MLLPAKAEVARQLRRYRAWERVMLAAPNDRTVRTTFEDSGYTLCVLMGKRCAREAADAAERYLRTNHVTYLQEQQITCLQEQHITCTQEPAERPRPATAVRRRPPAAERRSPASERRSTAGR; from the coding sequence ATGCTGCTACCCGCCAAAGCCGAAGTCGCCCGGCAGTTGCGGCGTTACCGGGCCTGGGAACGCGTGATGCTCGCGGCACCGAACGACCGCACGGTGCGGACCACCTTCGAGGACTCCGGCTACACGCTCTGCGTGCTGATGGGCAAGCGCTGCGCGCGGGAGGCCGCGGACGCGGCCGAACGGTACCTGCGCACCAACCACGTCACCTATCTGCAGGAACAGCAGATCACCTGCCTCCAGGAGCAGCACATCACCTGTACGCAGGAACCGGCCGAACGGCCCCGCCCGGCCACGGCGGTCAGACGAAGACCGCCGGCGGCGGAGCGCAGATCCCCCGCCTCCGAGCGGAGATCCACAGCGGGAAGGTGA
- a CDS encoding alpha-1,4-glucan--maltose-1-phosphate maltosyltransferase, with protein sequence MTRTRAIGRIPVRDVRPAVEGGNRPAKAVVGEPFEVTATVFREGHDAVAAHVVLKDPEGRPGPWTPMRELVPGSDRWGAEVSADAVGRWSYRVEAWSDPVATWRRTAGIKIPAGIDPGLVLEEGAELYERAAAGVPKEAGRAVLLTAAQTLRDDLLPTADRFAAALTPEVDEVLARHPLRDLVTSSEPLPLLVERERALYGSWYEFFPRSEGTREQPHGTFRTAARRLPAIAAMGFDVVYLPPIHPIGTTFRKGKNNTLSPGPDDVGVPWAIGSPEGGHDAVHPDLGTLEDFVGFVRRARELGMEVALDFALQCSPDHPWVQKHPEWFHHRPDGTIAYAENPPKKYQDIYPIAFDADMDGLVAETVRVLRHWMDAGVRIFRVDNPHTKPVVFWERVIGEVNRTDPDVIFLAEAFTRPAMMHTLAQIGFQQSYTYFTWRNTKQELTEYLTELSGEAASYMRPNFFANTPDILHAYLQHGGRPAFEVRAVLAATLSPAWGIYSGYELCENTPLKEGSEEYLDSEKYQLRHRDWAAAEREGRTITRLLTRLNTIRREHPALHRLRNLRFHHTDNDALIAYSKRSGSDAVLVVANLDPHHAQEATVSLDMPHLGLDWHESVDVRDELTGETYRWGRNNYVRLEPGRAPAHVFHVQSPPAAHAIGGAGAS encoded by the coding sequence ATGACGAGGACCCGGGCCATCGGCCGTATTCCGGTGAGGGACGTCCGCCCGGCCGTGGAGGGCGGCAACCGGCCGGCGAAGGCGGTCGTGGGTGAGCCGTTCGAAGTCACCGCCACCGTGTTCCGGGAGGGGCACGACGCAGTGGCGGCCCATGTCGTCCTGAAGGACCCCGAGGGCCGGCCCGGCCCGTGGACGCCGATGCGCGAGCTCGTTCCCGGCAGCGACCGCTGGGGCGCCGAGGTCAGCGCGGACGCCGTCGGCCGCTGGTCCTACCGGGTGGAGGCCTGGAGCGATCCGGTGGCCACCTGGCGCCGCACGGCAGGCATAAAGATCCCGGCGGGCATCGATCCGGGCCTGGTCCTGGAAGAGGGTGCGGAACTGTACGAACGGGCAGCGGCCGGCGTGCCGAAGGAAGCCGGCCGCGCCGTGCTGCTCACCGCGGCGCAGACCCTGCGCGACGACTTGCTGCCCACGGCGGACAGGTTCGCGGCGGCGCTGACGCCGGAGGTGGACGAGGTCCTGGCGCGGCATCCGCTGCGGGATCTGGTGACCAGCAGTGAGCCGCTGCCGCTGCTGGTGGAGCGCGAGCGGGCGCTGTACGGCTCCTGGTACGAGTTCTTCCCGCGTTCGGAGGGCACCCGCGAGCAGCCGCACGGCACGTTCCGCACCGCGGCCCGCAGGCTCCCGGCGATCGCGGCGATGGGCTTCGACGTGGTCTACCTGCCGCCGATCCACCCCATCGGCACCACGTTCCGCAAGGGCAAGAACAACACCCTCTCCCCCGGTCCCGACGATGTCGGTGTGCCCTGGGCGATCGGCTCGCCCGAGGGCGGTCACGACGCGGTGCACCCCGATCTGGGGACGCTGGAGGACTTCGTCGGGTTCGTGCGGCGGGCGCGGGAGCTGGGCATGGAGGTGGCGCTGGACTTCGCGTTGCAGTGCTCGCCGGACCATCCCTGGGTGCAGAAGCATCCGGAGTGGTTCCACCACCGCCCCGACGGCACCATCGCCTACGCGGAGAACCCGCCGAAGAAGTACCAGGACATCTACCCCATCGCCTTCGACGCCGACATGGACGGTCTGGTCGCCGAGACGGTGCGGGTGCTGCGGCACTGGATGGACGCCGGGGTGCGGATCTTCCGGGTGGACAATCCGCACACCAAGCCGGTGGTGTTCTGGGAGCGGGTGATCGGGGAGGTCAACCGCACCGACCCCGATGTGATCTTCCTGGCCGAGGCGTTCACGCGGCCGGCGATGATGCACACCCTGGCCCAGATCGGCTTCCAGCAGTCGTACACGTACTTCACCTGGCGCAACACCAAGCAGGAGCTGACCGAGTACCTCACGGAGCTCTCCGGTGAGGCCGCCTCCTACATGCGGCCGAACTTCTTCGCCAACACCCCCGACATCCTGCACGCCTACCTCCAGCACGGCGGCCGGCCCGCCTTCGAGGTCCGGGCCGTGCTCGCGGCGACCCTCTCGCCGGCCTGGGGCATCTACTCCGGCTACGAGCTGTGCGAGAACACCCCGCTGAAGGAGGGCAGCGAGGAGTACCTGGACTCGGAGAAGTACCAGCTCAGGCACCGTGACTGGGCCGCCGCCGAACGCGAGGGCCGCACCATCACCCGGCTGCTCACCCGGCTCAACACCATCCGGCGGGAGCACCCCGCGCTGCACCGGCTCAGGAACCTCCGCTTCCACCACACCGACAACGACGCGCTCATCGCGTACAGCAAGCGCAGCGGGTCAGATGCCGTCCTGGTGGTCGCCAACCTCGACCCGCACCACGCCCAGGAGGCCACGGTCTCGCTGGACATGCCGCACCTCGGCCTGGACTGGCACGAGTCGGTGGACGTACGCGACGAGCTCACCGGCGAGACCTACCGCTGGGGGCGCAACAACTACGTGCGGTTGGAGCCGGGGCGGGCTCCCGCGCACGTCTTCCACGTCCAGTCCCCGCCCGCCGCGCACGCGATCGGAGGGGCAGGAGCGTCATGA
- the treS gene encoding maltose alpha-D-glucosyltransferase: MTVNEPVPDTFEDTPARDRDPDWFKRAVFYEVLVRSFQDSDGDGVGDLKGLTSKLDYLQWLGVDCLWLPPFFKSPLRDGGYDVSDYTAVLPEFGDLADFVEFVDAAHQRGMRVIIDFVMNHTSDQHPWFQESRKDPDGPYGDYYMWADDDKGYPDARIIFVDTETSNWTFDPVRGQYFFHRFFSHQPDLNYENPRVQEEILAALKFWLDLGIDGFRLDAVPYLYAAEDTNCENLPATHAFLRRVRREIDALYPDTVLLAEANQWPEDVVDYFGDYPSGGDECHMAFHFPVMPRIFMAVRRESRYPVSEILAKTPAIPSGCQWGMFLRNHDELTLEMVTDEERDYMWAEYAKDPRMRANIGIRRRLAPLLDNDRHTIELFTALLLALPGSPILYYGDEIGMGDNIWLGDRDAVRTPMQWTPDRNAGFSTCDPGRLCLPAIMDPVYGHQVTNVEASMSSPSSLLHWTRRMIEIRKQNPAFGLGSYTELPSSNPAVLAFLREYEDDLVLCVNNFARFAQPTELDLREFAGRHPVELFGGVRFPAIGELPYLLTLGGHGFYWFRLTRVASRIGRRL, encoded by the coding sequence ATGACCGTGAACGAGCCCGTACCGGACACCTTCGAGGACACTCCCGCCCGGGACAGGGACCCCGACTGGTTCAAACGCGCCGTCTTCTACGAGGTGCTCGTCCGCTCGTTCCAGGACAGCGACGGCGACGGCGTCGGCGACCTCAAGGGCCTCACCTCCAAGCTCGACTACCTCCAGTGGCTCGGCGTCGACTGCCTGTGGCTGCCGCCGTTCTTCAAGTCCCCGCTGCGCGACGGCGGCTACGACGTCTCCGACTACACGGCCGTGCTGCCGGAGTTCGGCGACCTCGCGGACTTCGTGGAGTTCGTCGACGCCGCACACCAGCGCGGCATGCGCGTGATCATCGACTTCGTCATGAACCACACCAGCGACCAGCACCCGTGGTTCCAGGAGTCGCGCAAGGACCCCGACGGGCCCTACGGCGACTACTACATGTGGGCCGACGACGACAAGGGATATCCGGACGCGCGGATCATCTTCGTCGACACGGAGACCTCGAACTGGACCTTCGACCCGGTGCGCGGCCAGTACTTCTTCCACCGCTTCTTCTCGCACCAGCCGGACCTCAACTACGAGAACCCCCGGGTCCAGGAGGAGATCCTGGCCGCGCTGAAGTTCTGGCTGGACCTGGGCATCGACGGCTTCCGGCTGGACGCGGTCCCCTATCTCTACGCGGCCGAGGACACCAACTGCGAGAACCTGCCCGCCACGCACGCGTTCCTCAGGCGGGTCCGGCGCGAGATCGACGCCCTGTACCCGGACACGGTGCTGCTGGCCGAGGCCAACCAGTGGCCCGAGGACGTCGTCGACTACTTCGGCGACTATCCCAGCGGCGGCGACGAGTGCCACATGGCGTTCCACTTCCCCGTCATGCCGCGCATCTTCATGGCCGTCCGCCGCGAGTCCCGCTACCCGGTCTCGGAAATCCTGGCCAAGACCCCGGCCATCCCCTCGGGCTGCCAGTGGGGCATGTTCCTGCGCAACCACGACGAGCTCACGCTCGAAATGGTCACCGACGAAGAGCGCGACTACATGTGGGCCGAGTACGCCAAGGACCCCCGCATGCGCGCCAACATCGGCATCCGCAGGCGCCTCGCTCCCCTGCTGGACAACGACCGGCACACCATCGAACTCTTCACCGCGCTGCTGCTGGCCCTCCCCGGCTCGCCGATCCTCTACTACGGCGACGAGATCGGCATGGGCGACAACATCTGGCTCGGCGACCGGGACGCCGTGCGCACCCCGATGCAGTGGACCCCGGACCGCAACGCCGGATTCTCCACCTGCGACCCGGGCCGCCTCTGCCTCCCGGCGATCATGGACCCGGTCTACGGACACCAGGTGACCAACGTCGAGGCGTCGATGTCGTCGCCGTCGTCGCTGCTGCACTGGACCCGCCGCATGATCGAGATCCGCAAGCAGAACCCCGCTTTCGGACTCGGCTCGTACACCGAACTGCCCTCCTCCAACCCCGCGGTGCTGGCGTTCCTGCGGGAGTACGAGGACGACCTGGTGCTGTGCGTCAACAACTTCGCGCGGTTCGCGCAGCCCACCGAGCTCGACCTGCGCGAGTTCGCGGGGCGGCACCCGGTGGAGCTGTTCGGCGGGGTCCGTTTCCCCGCCATCGGCGAGCTGCCCTATCTGCTGACCCTCGGGGGCCACGGCTTCTACTGGTTCCGGCTCACTCGAGTCGCATCCCGCATCGGCCGGCGACTGTGA
- a CDS encoding maltokinase N-terminal cap-like domain-containing protein yields the protein MAKTASLRPGLTRLAEPMESLGGLLRDWLPRQRWFAGKDRPVTELGLLSMTELFPGCLHLLVHAGHAGHTGVPSPGGAPPAGDCYQLLLGVREQPAPRLGRALIGRVQDGPLAGLTVYDALHDPRSAQLLLDRLRHPGSAGPLRFDCDPDHQVPAGLVPRLLDAEQSNSSLVYGDEYILKVFRRIQPGVNPDLEVPGALARQGCHRVPAPVAWFQTHHPFKATLGVLQPYLRDASDGWTLGLNALASGDDFTVQARALGAATAEVHLALASAFPVGGPGENGQTAAAMIERLDAAAHCVPALQPFVPGLRTAFAALTSCDPGPPAQRIHGDLHLGQVLRAGREWFVIDFEGEPSRPLSERRSAHSPVRDIAGMLRSFDYAARQRRPWRPEWARRCREAYCAGYAARAGWDPRKKHGLLRAYETDRAVYEVLYEARHRPDWLPVPMAAIERLAVRGD from the coding sequence ATGGCGAAGACCGCATCCCTCCGCCCGGGCCTGACGCGCCTGGCCGAGCCCATGGAGTCGCTCGGCGGGCTGCTGCGCGACTGGCTGCCCCGGCAGCGCTGGTTCGCGGGCAAGGACCGGCCCGTCACGGAGCTCGGCCTGCTGTCGATGACCGAGCTCTTCCCGGGCTGTCTGCATCTGCTGGTCCACGCCGGTCACGCCGGCCACACGGGCGTGCCCTCGCCCGGTGGCGCTCCTCCGGCGGGCGACTGCTACCAACTGCTGCTCGGCGTGCGGGAGCAGCCGGCGCCGCGGCTCGGGCGGGCGCTCATCGGGCGGGTGCAGGACGGGCCGCTGGCCGGGCTGACGGTCTACGACGCGCTGCACGATCCCCGTTCGGCCCAGCTTCTGCTGGACCGGCTGCGGCACCCGGGCTCCGCCGGCCCCCTGCGCTTCGACTGCGACCCGGATCACCAGGTGCCCGCCGGGCTGGTGCCGCGGCTGCTGGACGCCGAGCAGTCCAACTCCTCGCTGGTCTACGGCGACGAGTACATCCTGAAGGTCTTCCGGCGCATCCAGCCGGGCGTCAACCCGGACCTGGAGGTGCCGGGTGCGCTGGCCCGCCAAGGCTGTCACCGCGTGCCCGCACCCGTGGCCTGGTTCCAGACGCACCATCCGTTCAAGGCCACCCTCGGCGTGCTCCAGCCGTATCTGCGGGACGCCTCCGACGGCTGGACGCTGGGGCTGAACGCGCTGGCCTCGGGGGACGACTTCACCGTCCAGGCCCGGGCGCTGGGCGCGGCCACCGCGGAGGTGCACCTGGCGCTGGCGTCGGCGTTCCCCGTCGGCGGGCCCGGGGAGAACGGGCAGACGGCGGCCGCGATGATCGAGCGGCTGGACGCCGCCGCGCACTGCGTGCCAGCGCTGCAGCCGTTCGTGCCGGGCCTGCGGACCGCGTTCGCCGCGCTCACCAGCTGCGATCCGGGGCCGCCCGCCCAGCGCATCCACGGCGACCTGCACCTGGGGCAGGTGCTGCGGGCCGGGCGCGAGTGGTTCGTCATCGACTTCGAGGGCGAGCCGTCCCGGCCGCTCTCCGAACGGCGCAGCGCCCACTCCCCGGTGCGGGACATCGCCGGGATGCTGCGCTCCTTCGACTACGCCGCCCGGCAGCGCCGCCCCTGGCGCCCGGAGTGGGCCCGCCGCTGCCGCGAGGCCTACTGCGCGGGCTATGCCGCCCGCGCCGGCTGGGACCCCCGTAAGAAACACGGACTGCTCCGCGCCTATGAGACGGACCGGGCCGTGTACGAGGTGCTGTACGAGGCACGGCACCGCCCCGACTGGCTGCCTGTACCGATGGCGGCGATCGAGCGCCTCGCCGTGAGAGGAGACTGA